The following coding sequences lie in one Streptomyces sp. NBC_00510 genomic window:
- a CDS encoding AIM24 family protein, producing the protein MSTGPVVHDPYTLPVDDNVNPYAFSVDLKGQWFLQKGKMIAYYGQISFHGIGHGALDGLIRSNFHSPLHASDWVVAEGQGKMILADRAFDVNSFDLEDGNLTIRSGNLLAFQPGLSLKQSIIPGFLTLIGTGKFVAASNGAVHFVEPPVRVDPQALVGWADCPSPCHHYDHGYMRGVLGGLRALTGVGGTSGEEHQFEFVGAGQVLLQSSEVLMAEQATGAVPHEAGVPGGGAGAPGMPQGVPRLPGQLGDLQRRFGL; encoded by the coding sequence GTGAGCACCGGACCCGTCGTCCACGACCCGTACACCCTGCCGGTCGACGACAACGTCAACCCCTACGCCTTCAGCGTCGACCTGAAGGGCCAGTGGTTCCTGCAGAAGGGGAAGATGATCGCCTACTACGGGCAGATCAGCTTCCACGGCATCGGCCACGGCGCCCTCGACGGCCTGATCCGCAGCAACTTCCACTCCCCGCTGCACGCCTCGGACTGGGTGGTCGCCGAGGGCCAGGGAAAGATGATCCTCGCCGACCGGGCGTTCGACGTGAACTCCTTCGACCTGGAGGACGGCAACCTGACCATCCGGTCGGGCAACCTGCTGGCCTTCCAGCCGGGCCTGTCGCTCAAGCAGTCGATCATCCCGGGCTTCCTCACCCTGATCGGCACGGGGAAGTTCGTGGCGGCCTCCAACGGCGCCGTGCACTTCGTCGAGCCCCCGGTCCGCGTCGACCCGCAGGCGCTGGTGGGATGGGCGGACTGCCCCTCCCCCTGCCACCATTACGACCACGGGTACATGCGCGGCGTACTGGGCGGCCTGCGGGCGCTGACCGGCGTCGGCGGCACCTCGGGCGAGGAGCACCAGTTCGAGTTCGTCGGCGCGGGGCAGGTGCTGCTCCAGTCGAGCGAGGTGCTCATGGCCGAGCAGGCCACGGGCGCGGTCCCGCACGAGGCCGGCGTCCCGGGCGGCGGAGCGGGCGCCCCGGGCATGCCGCAGGGCGTGCCGAGGCTCCCGGGACAGCTCGGGGACCTGCAGCGCCGCTTCGGTCTGTGA
- a CDS encoding MFS transporter, with protein sequence MTLNTDTTAAGPAAGRGYRAVFAVREFRAVFAAHVLSLQGTVVAEIALSVLVFRLTGSPLLTALTFALGFVPYALSGTLLAGISDRFPPRRVLVVCDLLCAACAAGMVLPGTPIAVLLGLRCVMAMIAPVFTGTRAASLADILPGDTFVLGRSLIRMVAQGAQIVGFGVGGFLLVLLPPRAALAITVAAFLGSALLLRLGTARRPARGGGAARSAGGSGRLLRDPRVRSLLLLCWIQPFFVVFPEALAAPYTDSIGAGTPGLGLFMAAMPVGTVLGELLAGAFLPPAARARLTVPLAACSLLPYALFALRPSLPLAVAAMFTTGLTAAYTLGLDQWFVAAVPEGLRGRAMTLQSAGLMTIQGLGMAVAGAAAEFVRPHAVTAVAGGVGTVCVLLVLARVRGTAVGGA encoded by the coding sequence ATGACGCTGAACACCGACACCACCGCGGCGGGCCCGGCCGCCGGGCGCGGCTACCGCGCGGTCTTCGCCGTACGGGAGTTCCGGGCTGTCTTCGCGGCACACGTACTGTCGCTCCAGGGCACCGTGGTCGCCGAGATCGCGCTGTCCGTGCTGGTGTTCCGGCTCACCGGGTCGCCGCTGCTGACCGCGCTCACCTTCGCGCTCGGCTTCGTGCCCTACGCGCTCAGCGGCACCCTGCTCGCCGGGATCTCCGACCGCTTCCCGCCGCGCCGGGTGCTCGTCGTGTGCGACCTGCTGTGCGCGGCGTGCGCGGCCGGGATGGTGCTGCCCGGGACGCCGATCGCGGTCCTGCTCGGCCTGCGGTGCGTGATGGCGATGATCGCCCCGGTGTTCACCGGCACCCGGGCCGCGAGCCTGGCCGACATCCTGCCCGGTGACACCTTCGTGCTGGGCCGGTCCCTGATCCGCATGGTCGCCCAGGGCGCGCAGATCGTGGGCTTCGGCGTCGGCGGGTTCCTGCTGGTCCTCCTGCCGCCCCGGGCCGCGCTGGCGATCACCGTGGCGGCCTTCCTGGGCTCCGCCCTGCTGCTGCGCCTCGGCACCGCGCGGCGCCCCGCGCGCGGCGGCGGCGCGGCGCGCTCCGCCGGCGGCAGCGGCCGTCTGCTGCGGGACCCCCGGGTGCGGTCCCTGCTGCTGCTCTGCTGGATCCAGCCGTTCTTCGTGGTGTTCCCGGAGGCGCTCGCGGCCCCGTACACCGACTCCATCGGCGCCGGCACCCCGGGCCTCGGCCTCTTCATGGCCGCGATGCCCGTCGGCACCGTCCTCGGCGAACTCCTCGCGGGCGCCTTCCTGCCCCCGGCCGCCCGCGCCCGCCTCACCGTCCCCCTCGCCGCGTGCTCCCTCCTCCCGTACGCACTCTTCGCCCTGCGCCCCTCGCTGCCCCTGGCCGTCGCCGCGATGTTCACCACGGGCCTGACGGCCGCCTACACCCTCGGCCTCGATCAATGGTTCGTGGCGGCGGTGCCGGAGGGGTTGCGGGGGCGGGCGATGACGTTGCAGTCGGCGGGGTTGATGACGATCCAGGGTCTGGGGATGGCGGTGGCGGGTGCGGCGGCGGAGTTCGTCCGGCCGCACGCGGTGACGGCGGTGGCGGGGGGTGTGGGGACGGTGTGCGTCCTGCTGGTGCTGGCGCGCGTGCGGGGGACTGCCGTCGGCGGCGCGTGA
- a CDS encoding AIM24 family protein, which yields MAQFRLQGSKVLAVDMAGDAVKAKNGSMVAYDGQMSFKKMSGGGEGLRGMVTRRLTGESMEVMEVRGQGTCYFADRASEINLVRLNGEKLYVEASNLLATEATLRTGTTFTGLRGASQGNGLFTTTVEGVGQAAITSDGPAVVLRVAPGLPLQVDPGAYVAHTGNLQQHFQAGISWRSVIGESGGESFQIRFEGDGLVYVQPSERNTIGGQV from the coding sequence GTGGCTCAGTTTCGATTGCAGGGCAGCAAGGTGCTCGCCGTGGACATGGCCGGCGACGCCGTCAAGGCGAAGAACGGCTCGATGGTCGCGTACGACGGCCAGATGAGCTTCAAGAAGATGTCCGGGGGCGGTGAGGGCCTGCGCGGCATGGTCACCCGGCGGCTGACCGGGGAGTCGATGGAGGTCATGGAGGTGCGCGGGCAGGGCACCTGCTACTTCGCCGACCGCGCGAGCGAGATCAACCTCGTACGCCTGAACGGGGAGAAGCTGTACGTCGAGGCCAGCAACCTGCTCGCCACCGAGGCGACGCTGCGCACCGGCACCACCTTCACCGGCCTGCGCGGTGCGTCGCAGGGCAACGGCCTGTTCACCACCACGGTGGAGGGCGTCGGCCAGGCGGCGATCACCTCCGACGGCCCGGCCGTGGTGCTGCGCGTCGCCCCCGGCCTGCCGCTGCAGGTGGACCCGGGCGCGTACGTGGCGCACACCGGCAACCTCCAGCAGCACTTCCAGGCCGGCATCAGCTGGCGCTCGGTGATCGGCGAGTCGGGCGGCGAGTCCTTCCAGATCCGCTTCGAGGGCGACGGCCTGGTGTACGTCCAGCCCAGCGAGCGCAACACCATCGGGGGGCAGGTCTGA
- a CDS encoding DUF2127 domain-containing protein, with the protein MKLDWDRRHCARRGHITYAPDEAHLRERLRADTALGEVWRCLRCGDFALGAPHGSGPADRAPEVPRGRALRDLFILRFLAVERLLRGVFIVVAAWAVWRFSNSQDSVRRFFEENLAVFRPVFRHFHYDLDHSPVVDTIRRTFEYRHSTLLIVAGALLAYAVIEIVEAVGLWAAKRWAEYLTVVATAAFLPLEVWELTEKVSYLKIGTLVLNVLAVLYILLSKRLFGLRGGHAAFEAERRGASLLEVEEAAGAPHGTTAPHVTRTLVTGSSRTDTV; encoded by the coding sequence ATGAAGCTGGACTGGGACCGCCGGCACTGCGCCCGGCGCGGGCACATCACGTACGCGCCCGACGAGGCGCACCTGCGGGAGCGGCTGCGCGCCGACACCGCGCTGGGAGAGGTGTGGCGCTGCCTGCGCTGCGGCGACTTCGCCCTGGGTGCGCCGCACGGCTCGGGTCCGGCCGACCGGGCGCCCGAGGTGCCGCGCGGCCGGGCGCTGCGCGACCTGTTCATCCTGCGCTTCCTGGCGGTCGAGCGGCTGCTGCGGGGGGTGTTCATCGTCGTCGCGGCCTGGGCGGTGTGGCGGTTCAGCAACTCGCAGGACTCGGTGCGCCGGTTCTTCGAGGAGAACCTCGCCGTCTTCCGCCCGGTCTTCCGGCACTTCCACTACGACCTCGACCACTCCCCCGTCGTGGACACCATCCGCCGCACCTTCGAGTACCGGCACTCGACGCTGCTGATCGTCGCGGGCGCGCTGCTCGCGTACGCGGTGATCGAGATCGTCGAGGCCGTCGGCCTGTGGGCGGCCAAGCGGTGGGCGGAGTACCTGACGGTGGTGGCGACCGCGGCCTTCCTGCCGCTGGAGGTCTGGGAGCTCACCGAGAAGGTGAGCTACCTCAAGATCGGCACGCTGGTCCTCAACGTCCTGGCCGTCCTCTACATCCTGCTCTCCAAGCGGCTGTTCGGGCTGCGCGGCGGCCACGCGGCCTTCGAGGCCGAGCGCCGCGGCGCCTCGCTGCTGGAGGTCGAGGAGGCGGCGGGAGCGCCGCACGGAACCACTGCACCCCATGTGACGAGGACCCTGGTGACGGGTTCCTCCCGGACGGATACGGTCTGA
- a CDS encoding AIM24 family protein, with amino-acid sequence MPFTRVNSKMVEAQVLPGQRLFSQRGAMLAYRGNVSFTPNVQGGQGGIGSMIGRRLANEATPLMTVEGHGSVMFGHGGHHVHCVDLTGDTLYVEADRLLAFDGSLRQGTMFMGSQGGVMGVIRGQVTGQGLFTTTLQGHGAVAVMAHGGVIELPITPQRPVHVDPQAYVAHRGDVRNKLSTALGWRDMVGRGSGEAFQLELSGQGTVYVQASEEKL; translated from the coding sequence ATGCCGTTCACCCGCGTCAACTCCAAGATGGTCGAGGCCCAGGTGCTGCCTGGCCAGCGGCTGTTCAGCCAGCGCGGCGCGATGCTGGCCTACCGGGGGAACGTGAGCTTCACCCCGAACGTGCAGGGCGGCCAGGGCGGCATCGGCTCGATGATCGGCCGCCGGCTCGCCAACGAGGCGACCCCGCTGATGACCGTCGAGGGCCACGGCTCGGTGATGTTCGGCCACGGTGGCCACCACGTGCACTGCGTCGACCTGACCGGCGACACCCTGTACGTCGAGGCGGACCGGCTGCTGGCCTTCGACGGCTCGCTGCGGCAGGGCACGATGTTCATGGGGTCCCAGGGCGGCGTCATGGGCGTCATCCGCGGTCAGGTCACCGGCCAGGGCCTGTTCACCACGACCCTGCAGGGGCACGGCGCGGTCGCGGTGATGGCCCACGGCGGCGTCATCGAGCTGCCGATCACCCCGCAGCGCCCGGTGCACGTCGACCCCCAGGCGTACGTCGCCCACCGCGGCGACGTACGCAACAAGCTGTCCACCGCGCTCGGCTGGCGCGACATGGTGGGCCGCGGTTCCGGCGAGGCGTTCCAGCTGGAGCTGTCGGGGCAGGGCACGGTCTACGTGCAGGCGAGTGAGGAGAAGCTGTGA
- a CDS encoding M4 family metallopeptidase yields MRKKLAFGTLAAASALLAGGLQSFAANAQSAPTAPALAASHAQALSDARGKAAGLAGSLGLGDREGLTVRDVVVDPDGTRHLRYDRTYAGLEVLGGDLVVHQDKSGATRSVSRAVTARIAPATLTPSVTAAAAEEKAAATVKGLLKTPLVKGEEPLKAVGQAAAPEKVVWAVSGTPRLAYRTMVHGTQADGTPSALNVITDAATGAVIQAYEGIQTGSGTGVHVGSVPLTTTKSGSTYTLKDASRGGIYTTDLNNRTSGTGTTFSDTDDVWGNGSASNRQSAAVDAQFGAAATWDFYKNTFSRSGIRNDGKGSLSRAHYGSNYVNAFWDDSCFCMTYGDGSGNTHPLTALDVAGHEISHGVTSATAGLTYSGESGGLNEATSDIFGTMVEFYANLASDTPDYLIGEKIDINGDGSPLRYMDKPSKDGASADYWSSSVKNLDVHYSSGVANHFFYLLSEGSGAKTINGVSYNSPTKNGSTVTGIGRAKAAAIWYRALTVYFTSSTNYTKARTATLNAAKDLYGSGSAEYNAVAAAWTGVNVS; encoded by the coding sequence TTGCGCAAGAAGCTGGCATTCGGCACCCTTGCCGCCGCCTCGGCGCTCCTGGCCGGCGGTCTCCAGTCCTTCGCCGCGAACGCCCAGAGCGCCCCCACCGCTCCGGCCCTCGCCGCCTCCCACGCGCAGGCCCTGTCCGACGCCCGCGGCAAGGCCGCGGGCCTCGCCGGGAGCCTCGGGCTCGGCGACCGCGAGGGACTGACCGTCAGGGACGTCGTCGTCGACCCGGACGGCACCCGTCACCTGCGCTACGACCGCACCTACGCCGGCCTGGAGGTGCTCGGCGGCGACCTGGTGGTGCACCAGGACAAGAGCGGCGCCACCCGGTCCGTCTCGCGCGCGGTCACCGCGAGAATCGCGCCCGCCACGCTCACGCCCTCCGTCACGGCCGCGGCCGCCGAGGAGAAGGCCGCGGCGACGGTCAAGGGCCTGCTGAAGACCCCGCTCGTCAAGGGCGAGGAGCCGCTGAAGGCGGTCGGGCAGGCCGCGGCCCCCGAGAAGGTCGTCTGGGCCGTCAGCGGCACGCCCCGCCTGGCGTACCGGACCATGGTCCACGGCACCCAGGCCGACGGCACCCCCAGCGCGCTGAACGTCATCACCGACGCCGCCACCGGCGCCGTGATCCAGGCCTACGAGGGCATCCAGACCGGCAGCGGCACCGGCGTCCACGTGGGCTCGGTCCCGCTGACCACCACGAAGTCCGGCAGCACCTACACGCTCAAGGACGCGAGCCGCGGCGGCATCTACACCACGGACCTGAACAACCGCACCAGCGGCACGGGGACCACCTTCTCCGACACCGACGACGTCTGGGGCAACGGCTCCGCCTCCAACCGCCAGTCGGCCGCCGTGGACGCGCAGTTCGGCGCGGCGGCGACGTGGGACTTCTACAAGAACACCTTCAGCCGCTCCGGCATCCGCAACGACGGCAAGGGCTCCCTGTCGCGCGCCCACTACGGCAGCAACTACGTCAACGCCTTCTGGGACGACAGCTGCTTCTGCATGACCTACGGCGACGGCTCGGGCAACACCCACCCGCTGACCGCCCTCGACGTCGCGGGCCACGAGATATCCCACGGCGTCACCAGCGCCACGGCCGGTCTGACGTACTCCGGCGAGTCCGGCGGCCTCAACGAGGCCACCTCCGACATCTTCGGCACCATGGTGGAGTTCTACGCCAACCTCGCCTCCGACACCCCCGACTACCTCATCGGCGAGAAGATCGACATCAACGGCGACGGCAGCCCGCTGCGGTACATGGACAAGCCGTCCAAGGACGGTGCCTCCGCCGACTACTGGTCGTCCTCGGTGAAGAACCTCGACGTCCACTACTCGTCGGGCGTGGCCAACCACTTCTTCTACCTGCTCTCCGAGGGCAGCGGCGCCAAGACCATCAACGGCGTCAGCTACAACAGCCCGACGAAGAACGGCTCCACCGTCACCGGCATCGGCCGCGCCAAGGCCGCCGCCATCTGGTACCGCGCGCTGACGGTGTACTTCACCTCGTCCACCAACTACACCAAGGCCCGCACCGCGACCCTGAACGCGGCCAAGGACCTGTACGGCAGCGGCTCCGCCGAGTACAACGCGGTCGCCGCCGCGTGGACCGGGGTCAACGTCAGCTGA
- the mce gene encoding methylmalonyl-CoA epimerase gives MLTRIDHIGIACFDLDKTVEFYRATYGFEVFHTEVNEEQGVREAMLKINETSDGGASYLQLLEPTREDSTVAKWLAKNGEGVHHIAFGTEDVDGDAAAVRDKGVRVLYDSPRTGSMGSRITFLHPKDCHGVLTELVTSAKDH, from the coding sequence ATGCTGACGCGAATCGACCACATCGGCATCGCCTGCTTCGACCTCGACAAGACCGTCGAGTTCTACCGTGCCACCTACGGCTTCGAGGTGTTCCACACCGAGGTGAACGAGGAACAGGGCGTGCGCGAGGCCATGCTCAAGATCAACGAGACCTCCGACGGCGGGGCCTCCTACCTCCAGCTGCTGGAGCCCACCCGCGAGGACTCCACCGTCGCCAAGTGGCTGGCCAAGAACGGAGAGGGGGTGCACCACATCGCCTTCGGGACCGAGGACGTCGACGGGGACGCGGCGGCCGTACGCGACAAGGGCGTGCGGGTGCTCTACGACAGCCCGCGCACGGGTTCCATGGGGTCGCGGATCACCTTCCTGCACCCCAAGGACTGCCATGGTGTGCTCACCGAGCTCGTCACCTCGGCCAAGGACCACTGA
- the meaB gene encoding methylmalonyl Co-A mutase-associated GTPase MeaB, translating to MDVPTLVEQARQGRPRAVARLISLVEGASPQLREVMAALAPLTGGAYVVGLTGSPGVGKSTSTSALVSAYRRAGKRVGVLAVDPSSPFSGGALLGDRVRMSDHASDPGVYIRSMATRGHLGGLAWAAPQAIRVLDAAGCDVILVETVGVGQSEVEIAAQADTCVVLLAPGMGDGIQAAKAGILEIGDVYVVNKADRDGAEATARELNHMLGLGEARGPGDWRPPIVKTVAARGEGIDEVVESLEKHRAWMEEHGVLAERRLRRAALEVEHIAVTRLRERIGDLHGDRRLGALAERIVAGELDPYAAADELVAGLTEQA from the coding sequence ATGGACGTCCCCACGCTGGTGGAGCAGGCACGGCAGGGTCGCCCGAGGGCGGTCGCCCGGCTGATCTCGCTGGTGGAGGGGGCGTCCCCGCAGCTGCGGGAGGTGATGGCCGCGCTCGCGCCGCTGACCGGTGGCGCGTACGTGGTCGGCCTGACCGGCTCGCCGGGCGTCGGCAAGTCCACGTCGACGTCCGCGCTGGTCTCGGCGTACCGGCGGGCCGGGAAGCGGGTCGGGGTGCTGGCCGTGGACCCCTCCTCGCCGTTCAGCGGGGGAGCCCTGCTCGGCGACCGGGTCCGGATGAGCGACCACGCCTCCGACCCCGGCGTCTACATCCGCTCCATGGCCACCCGCGGCCACCTGGGCGGTCTGGCCTGGGCGGCGCCGCAGGCGATCCGCGTGCTCGACGCGGCCGGCTGCGACGTGATCCTGGTGGAGACGGTCGGCGTCGGCCAGTCCGAGGTGGAGATCGCCGCCCAGGCCGACACCTGCGTGGTGCTGCTCGCGCCGGGCATGGGCGACGGCATCCAGGCGGCGAAGGCCGGCATCCTCGAGATCGGCGACGTGTACGTCGTCAACAAGGCCGACCGGGACGGTGCCGAGGCGACCGCCCGCGAGCTCAACCACATGCTGGGCCTGGGCGAGGCCCGCGGGCCGGGCGACTGGCGCCCCCCGATCGTCAAGACGGTCGCCGCCCGCGGCGAGGGCATCGACGAGGTGGTCGAGTCCCTGGAGAAGCACCGCGCCTGGATGGAGGAGCACGGCGTGCTCGCGGAGCGCCGGCTGCGCCGCGCCGCCCTGGAGGTCGAGCACATCGCCGTCACCAGGCTGCGCGAGCGCATCGGCGACCTCCACGGCGACCGCCGCCTCGGCGCGCTCGCGGAGCGCATCGTCGCGGGCGAGCTGGACCCGTACGCCGCCGCCGACGAACTGGTCGCCGGCCTCACCGAGCAGGCCTGA
- a CDS encoding MarR family transcriptional regulator, whose protein sequence is METETGTLWLTADEQRTWRIHLEVSKLLTHQLERDLQPFGLTYNDYEILVNLSESPEHRMRMSDLARATLQSKSRLSHQISRMETAGLVRRENCESDRRGLFAVLTEDGWETMRKVAPHHVVAVREHFIDLLPGEDLAALRKALHPVADHLRAVRGKA, encoded by the coding sequence ATGGAGACAGAGACCGGCACCCTTTGGCTGACCGCCGACGAGCAGCGCACCTGGCGCATCCACCTGGAGGTCAGCAAGTTGCTGACCCACCAGCTCGAACGGGACCTGCAGCCGTTCGGTCTGACGTACAACGACTACGAGATCCTGGTGAACCTCTCGGAGTCGCCCGAGCACCGCATGCGGATGAGCGACCTGGCCCGTGCCACCCTGCAGTCCAAGAGCCGGCTGTCCCACCAGATCAGCCGGATGGAGACCGCGGGCCTGGTCCGCCGCGAGAACTGCGAGTCCGACCGGCGCGGGCTGTTCGCCGTCCTCACCGAGGACGGCTGGGAGACCATGCGCAAGGTCGCCCCGCACCACGTCGTCGCCGTCCGGGAACACTTCATCGACCTGCTCCCGGGCGAGGACCTGGCAGCACTGCGCAAGGCCCTCCACCCCGTCGCGGACCACCTGCGCGCGGTGCGCGGCAAGGCCTGA
- a CDS encoding helix-turn-helix domain-containing protein, with translation MPFRMRFGPDDLLRCRFAISPLWETEGAVRTLKEPGLQTYHVPWLRQTREAARALDLTPLWLLMPRPGHNPDFLCPPPLGPSAAIEDELARVRATDPEVARQDMARSLADTPGTADSPRGRAMLADPARAVRELADLYERAWETLVAPYWPRLRAVLEADIAFRARRLADGGLTGLFADLHPSLSWADGTLTLHKPTEHDRDLGGDGLVLAPSVFVWPDLAAGFDPPWQGTVVYPARGIGGLWQTPQAASEALVRLLGANRAAILGGLGEPATTTALAHRHGLAVSSVSAHLSVLRDAGLLTSRRYGHQVLYERTPLGSALAGD, from the coding sequence GTGCCGTTCCGCATGCGCTTCGGACCGGACGACCTGCTGCGCTGCCGGTTCGCGATCTCCCCGCTGTGGGAGACCGAGGGGGCCGTCCGCACCCTGAAGGAGCCCGGGCTGCAGACCTACCACGTGCCGTGGCTGCGGCAGACCCGTGAGGCGGCCCGGGCACTCGACCTCACCCCGCTGTGGCTGCTGATGCCCCGCCCCGGCCACAACCCGGACTTCCTCTGCCCGCCCCCGCTGGGCCCGTCGGCGGCCATCGAGGACGAGCTCGCCCGGGTGCGGGCCACCGATCCGGAGGTCGCCCGGCAGGACATGGCCCGTTCGCTGGCGGACACCCCGGGCACCGCCGACAGCCCGCGCGGCCGGGCGATGCTGGCCGACCCGGCGCGCGCGGTGCGGGAACTGGCGGATCTGTACGAACGGGCCTGGGAGACGCTGGTGGCCCCGTACTGGCCCCGGTTGCGTGCCGTGCTGGAGGCCGACATCGCCTTCCGCGCGCGCCGGCTGGCGGACGGCGGGCTGACGGGCCTCTTCGCCGACCTCCATCCCTCGCTGAGCTGGGCGGACGGCACCCTCACGCTGCACAAGCCGACGGAGCACGACCGGGACCTGGGCGGCGACGGCCTGGTCCTGGCGCCCAGCGTCTTCGTGTGGCCGGACCTCGCGGCGGGCTTCGACCCGCCCTGGCAGGGCACCGTCGTCTATCCGGCGCGCGGCATCGGCGGCCTGTGGCAGACCCCGCAGGCCGCCTCCGAGGCCCTGGTGCGGCTGCTCGGCGCCAACCGCGCGGCCATCCTCGGCGGCCTGGGCGAGCCGGCGACCACGACCGCGCTCGCCCACCGGCACGGCCTCGCGGTGTCGTCGGTGTCGGCGCACCTGTCGGTCCTGCGGGACGCGGGTCTGCTCACCTCGCGCCGCTACGGCCACCAGGTGCTGTACGAGCGCACCCCGCTGGGCAGCGCGCTGGCCGGCGACTGA
- a CDS encoding DUF3817 domain-containing protein — protein MDIKTASALNRLRLVSAPEAVSFLLLLVCSVLKRTTDFNAVPVMGMIHGILFVLYVLFWLDAWNRAKWPLGRAALYFVLSVLPTGGFFAERRLRREAEAGVIAARARKELKEGVVEA, from the coding sequence GTGGACATCAAGACCGCCTCCGCCCTGAACCGGCTCCGCCTGGTCTCCGCCCCAGAGGCGGTCTCCTTCCTGCTCCTGCTGGTCTGCTCGGTGCTCAAGCGCACCACGGACTTCAACGCGGTCCCCGTCATGGGCATGATCCACGGCATCCTCTTCGTGCTCTACGTCCTGTTCTGGCTGGACGCCTGGAACCGCGCCAAGTGGCCGCTCGGCCGCGCCGCGCTGTACTTCGTGCTCTCCGTCCTCCCCACCGGCGGCTTCTTCGCCGAGCGCAGGCTCCGCCGCGAGGCCGAGGCCGGCGTCATCGCCGCCCGCGCGCGCAAGGAGCTCAAGGAAGGCGTGGTCGAGGCGTGA
- a CDS encoding acetyl-CoA C-acetyltransferase codes for MIVAGARTPMGRLLGSLRTFSGAELGAVAIKAALDRAGIGGDQVQYVIMGQVLQAGAGQIPARQAAVKAGIPMSVPALTINKVCLSGLDAVALADQLIRAGEFDVVVAGGQESMTNAPHLLPKSREGFKYGAVQMLDAMAYDGLTDAFEDIAMGESTEKHNTRLGIGRAEQDEIAALSHQRAAAAQKNGLFEAEITPVEIPQRKGEPVVFAKDEGIRAETTAESLAKLRPAFSKEGTITAGTSSQISDGAAAVVVMSKAKAEELGLEWIAEIGAHGNVAGPDNSLQSQPSNAIAHALKKEGLSVGDLDLIEINEAFAAVSVQSMKDLGVTPEKVNVNGGAIALGHPIGMSGARIVLHLALELKRRGGGVGAAALCGGGGQGDALIIRVPGK; via the coding sequence GTGATCGTCGCGGGTGCGCGCACTCCCATGGGCCGGCTGCTCGGCTCGCTGCGCACCTTCTCCGGTGCCGAACTCGGCGCCGTCGCCATCAAGGCCGCCCTGGACCGGGCCGGCATCGGCGGCGACCAGGTGCAGTACGTGATCATGGGCCAGGTGCTCCAGGCGGGTGCCGGGCAGATCCCGGCCCGTCAGGCCGCGGTCAAGGCCGGCATCCCGATGAGCGTGCCGGCGCTGACGATCAACAAGGTCTGCCTGTCCGGCCTGGACGCCGTCGCCCTCGCCGACCAGTTGATCCGGGCGGGTGAGTTCGACGTCGTCGTGGCCGGCGGCCAGGAGTCGATGACCAACGCCCCGCACCTGCTGCCGAAGTCCCGCGAGGGCTTCAAGTACGGCGCCGTCCAGATGCTGGACGCCATGGCGTACGACGGTCTCACCGACGCCTTCGAGGACATCGCCATGGGCGAGTCCACCGAGAAGCACAACACGCGCCTGGGCATCGGCCGCGCCGAGCAGGACGAGATCGCCGCGCTGTCCCACCAGCGGGCGGCCGCCGCGCAGAAGAACGGCCTGTTCGAGGCCGAGATCACCCCGGTGGAGATCCCGCAGCGCAAGGGCGAGCCGGTGGTCTTCGCCAAGGACGAGGGCATCCGCGCGGAGACCACGGCCGAGTCGCTGGCCAAGCTGCGCCCCGCCTTCAGCAAGGAGGGCACGATCACCGCGGGCACCTCCTCGCAGATCTCCGACGGCGCCGCCGCGGTGGTCGTGATGAGCAAGGCCAAGGCCGAGGAACTGGGCCTGGAGTGGATCGCCGAGATCGGCGCCCACGGCAACGTGGCCGGCCCGGACAACTCGCTGCAGTCGCAGCCGTCCAACGCCATCGCGCACGCCCTGAAGAAGGAGGGGCTGTCCGTCGGCGACCTGGACCTGATCGAGATCAACGAGGCCTTCGCGGCGGTGTCCGTGCAGTCCATGAAGGACCTGGGCGTGACACCTGAAAAGGTGAACGTCAACGGCGGCGCCATCGCCCTCGGTCACCCGATCGGCATGTCCGGCGCCCGTATCGTCCTGCACCTGGCCCTGGAGCTGAAGCGCCGCGGCGGTGGCGTGGGCGCGGCGGCCCTGTGCGGCGGCGGCGGCCAGGGCGACGCCCTGATCATCCGCGTACCGGGCAAGTAG
- a CDS encoding MTH1187 family thiamine-binding protein, with amino-acid sequence MIVAFSVTPLGVGEDVGAYVADAVRVVRESGLPNHTDAMFTSIEGEWDEVMDVVKRAVAAVEARAPRVSVVLKADIRPGVTDGLTSKVETVERHLAQ; translated from the coding sequence GTGATCGTCGCCTTCTCCGTCACCCCGCTCGGCGTCGGCGAGGACGTCGGCGCGTACGTGGCCGACGCGGTCCGTGTGGTCCGCGAGTCGGGGCTGCCCAACCACACCGACGCGATGTTCACCTCCATCGAGGGCGAATGGGACGAGGTCATGGACGTCGTCAAGCGCGCCGTGGCAGCCGTCGAGGCCCGGGCACCGCGCGTCTCGGTGGTCCTCAAGGCCGACATCCGGCCCGGTGTCACCGACGGGCTCACCTCCAAGGTCGAGACCGTCGAACGGCACCTCGCGCAGTAG